Proteins encoded together in one Litoribrevibacter albus window:
- the icmH gene encoding type IVB secretion system protein IcmH/DotU: MTDKTIMKPRPGGRGVSKPAPGNEAPQESKPEINPDKTVLSSFDNAAAIRQKSESVAIGDNVLVDEASTLFSLIAKIRNTPKHHDVNALKRQCIELIKNYEHGLRAKSVDGEVIESARYCLCSFIDEAVLNTSWGGQSEWGAESLLSTFHNETWGGEYFYTLIQSSIANPSQHLLLLELQYLCLSLGFNGKMRVEERGAEKLEEIREQAFRAIRTQRSEHERALSPQWAENVSNRSIEQKAFPLWVLLALFGAVLLSAYMLFRYQINDYSDSVYKDLSALVPWVETEQKTLTIKDRDQSIRLRQLLQTEIQRGLIEVHDLSDRIRLRINSEQLFSANNATVKEDFQPVIAKLARSLESTSGRILITAHTDDKTVFSSKYPSNWHLSLARANAVSDALASKTDLHGRLWPEGRGEAEPIAPNDTDENRRMNRRIEIDLLP, from the coding sequence ATGACAGATAAAACGATCATGAAACCTCGTCCCGGTGGGCGAGGGGTGAGTAAACCTGCGCCTGGAAACGAGGCACCTCAGGAATCCAAACCGGAAATTAACCCTGATAAAACAGTGTTGTCTTCATTCGATAATGCAGCAGCTATCCGTCAGAAGTCTGAATCCGTCGCAATTGGAGATAATGTATTGGTGGATGAAGCCAGTACATTATTTTCTTTGATCGCCAAAATACGAAATACGCCTAAACACCATGACGTAAACGCTTTGAAACGCCAATGCATTGAGCTGATCAAAAATTATGAGCATGGCTTAAGAGCAAAATCCGTCGATGGTGAAGTTATTGAATCTGCTCGTTATTGTCTGTGTTCCTTCATTGATGAGGCAGTATTGAATACCTCATGGGGAGGACAAAGTGAATGGGGTGCAGAAAGTCTCCTATCTACCTTCCACAATGAAACCTGGGGTGGTGAATATTTCTATACCTTAATTCAGTCTAGTATTGCGAACCCAAGTCAGCATCTCCTTTTGCTTGAGCTTCAATATCTCTGTTTGTCTTTGGGTTTTAACGGCAAGATGCGAGTGGAAGAAAGAGGTGCTGAAAAACTGGAAGAGATTCGTGAACAGGCATTTCGTGCGATCCGAACTCAACGCAGTGAACATGAAAGAGCCCTTTCACCACAATGGGCTGAAAATGTCTCTAATCGTTCCATCGAACAAAAAGCCTTTCCTCTTTGGGTGTTACTTGCATTGTTTGGCGCAGTACTATTGTCTGCTTATATGCTCTTCAGATATCAGATAAACGATTATTCTGACAGTGTCTATAAAGATCTTAGTGCACTTGTTCCTTGGGTTGAGACGGAACAAAAGACTCTCACTATTAAAGACCGAGACCAGTCAATTCGTTTACGACAATTGCTCCAAACTGAGATACAGAGAGGTCTGATTGAGGTGCATGATCTGTCTGATCGAATTAGGCTTCGGATCAACTCGGAACAGCTGTTCAGTGCAAATAATGCGACTGTGAAAGAAGACTTCCAGCCGGTCATTGCGAAACTTGCTCGTTCCCTAGAATCTACTTCGGGCCGTATTCTTATTACGGCTCATACAGACGATAAAACTGTTTTTTCTAGCAAATACCCATCGAATTGGCACTTGTCTTTAGCAAGAGCAAATGCTGTTTCAGATGCGTTAGCCTCAAAAACTGATTTACATGGACGATTATGGCCTGAAGGGCGAGGTGAAGCTGAGCCGATTGCCCCGAATGATACAGATGAAAATCGACGAATGAATCGTCGTATTGAAATTGATCTGCTGCCATAA
- the tssK gene encoding type VI secretion system baseplate subunit TssK — MSSTSRVSWNEGMFLRPQHFQQQDRYFSNTQAKLIEHLNAFAWGVYDYSIDEQLFNLGQIGLESINGIFADGTLVQLPECDELPTPIMVPKGCKDEQVYLCLPIDKPTGVNISSEDSSSITRFKYLDHGVVDNTIGGDAYETIQLAKLRTLIKLESEDLSGYVAIPFARIVELTDDGVVRVDKKFIPPLLNVQRNGRLMTLVRETIGMIRQRAEALAARISQGQGRASSIADFLMLQVLNRYEPMFKHYIATSGTHPEALYLQFISFAGELATFTAKEKRAPEFDKYQHDNLTSVFGNVMVALNQTLSVVLEQTALALPLEQTKFGIHVSPLNDKSLLTDAQFVIAVSADLPHEEIRKHLPARIKIGSVEQIRDLVNNQLPGITITSLPVAPRQVPFNAGYHYFQLDKTSDYWPRLANSGGIALHLSGNYPGLKLELWAIKG; from the coding sequence ATGAGCAGTACCAGCCGGGTATCATGGAACGAAGGAATGTTCCTTCGACCTCAACATTTCCAACAGCAAGATCGCTATTTTTCAAACACCCAAGCAAAGCTAATCGAACACTTAAATGCCTTTGCTTGGGGCGTTTACGATTATTCAATTGATGAACAACTGTTCAATTTAGGGCAAATTGGACTCGAATCCATCAATGGAATTTTTGCAGATGGAACTCTTGTTCAATTGCCTGAGTGTGATGAATTACCCACGCCCATAATGGTTCCTAAAGGGTGTAAAGATGAGCAGGTCTATCTTTGCTTGCCCATTGATAAGCCTACTGGGGTCAATATCAGTAGCGAAGACAGTTCATCTATCACCCGTTTTAAATATCTTGATCATGGTGTCGTAGACAACACCATTGGTGGCGATGCGTACGAAACTATTCAGTTAGCCAAATTACGAACGTTAATTAAACTCGAAAGTGAAGACCTGTCCGGGTATGTTGCTATACCGTTCGCACGTATCGTTGAATTGACAGACGATGGTGTGGTCCGTGTCGATAAAAAATTCATACCACCTTTGTTGAATGTACAGCGTAATGGACGCTTGATGACGTTAGTACGTGAAACAATTGGAATGATCCGTCAGAGAGCGGAAGCACTTGCAGCCAGAATTTCTCAAGGTCAAGGACGAGCCAGCTCAATCGCAGATTTTTTGATGCTTCAAGTGTTAAATCGGTATGAGCCGATGTTCAAACACTATATAGCAACCTCTGGTACACACCCGGAAGCCTTGTACCTCCAATTCATTTCTTTTGCTGGTGAATTAGCGACTTTTACAGCGAAAGAAAAGAGAGCGCCCGAGTTTGATAAATACCAACACGATAATCTGACCAGTGTATTTGGCAACGTGATGGTGGCATTGAATCAAACACTAAGTGTTGTATTGGAACAGACTGCGTTGGCGTTACCGCTAGAACAAACCAAGTTTGGTATTCATGTTTCACCGCTAAATGATAAATCTCTGCTAACTGATGCTCAGTTTGTCATTGCGGTCTCCGCTGACTTACCACATGAGGAAATTCGTAAACATCTTCCTGCCCGGATCAAAATTGGTTCTGTTGAACAGATCAGAGATTTGGTAAATAACCAACTTCCTGGCATTACGATTACTTCTCTACCTGTTGCACCAAGGCAGGTGCCATTCAATGCGGGTTACCATTACTTCCAGTTAGATAAAACGAGCGATTATTGGCCACGTTTGGCAAATAGTGGTGGCATAGCACTTCACTTATCAGGGAATTATCCAGGGTTGAAACTAGAGCTTTGGGCTATTAAGGGATAG
- the tagH gene encoding type VI secretion system-associated FHA domain protein TagH — protein sequence MLLELTVVSYHRLSSRQEAIKTFDQFGGTIGRSESSDWYLPDPERVVSGTHARIEERNGSFYITDLSTNGLYVNRSVEPLGTDNSHLLSDGDFLSLGEYEVEVRLVTQSSNNAVPESSASDQLLNNYQTEVIPSSTQSSADLGMGIPMSEFARPQSSSSTPVVATIESIQSVDATSVSDTLDDHFLPPSPQIPEEWDSHFAPIDPIPPSTPQVPESTPMATNTAVNATHVGSTPVQNPPVSEGSSVDEQHIVALLRGMGISSDMIPAHADDKWWEQLGGTFQELLLGLMDVLRNRSTTKSEFRVNQTTFQQKENNPLKFSASLEDAFHNLFNRPGTSFLPAQQAVKDAYQDINRHEEAIMAGAKGAVNGVLNQLSPELVQSKDFTTSFMDKMTPAKRQARYWDIYKELYKDLQKDFSNEGERAVNDEFTAAYEAALKK from the coding sequence ATGTTGCTAGAGTTAACAGTCGTTAGCTATCACCGCTTGTCTTCTCGACAGGAAGCTATTAAAACGTTTGATCAATTTGGTGGAACTATTGGTCGTTCGGAATCCTCAGACTGGTATCTTCCAGATCCTGAGCGAGTTGTTTCAGGAACCCATGCCCGTATTGAAGAGCGTAATGGCTCGTTCTATATTACAGATCTCTCCACAAATGGTTTGTATGTAAACCGATCTGTTGAACCTTTGGGTACTGATAATTCTCACCTCTTAAGTGATGGTGACTTTCTCTCGCTTGGTGAATATGAAGTTGAAGTTCGTCTGGTAACTCAGTCTTCAAACAATGCTGTACCCGAATCAAGTGCAAGCGATCAACTGTTAAATAATTATCAAACAGAAGTCATTCCGTCTTCCACGCAGTCTTCGGCTGACTTGGGAATGGGGATTCCTATGTCAGAGTTTGCTCGTCCTCAAAGTTCGTCATCAACACCAGTAGTTGCCACAATTGAATCAATACAGTCTGTCGATGCTACCAGTGTTTCAGATACATTGGATGATCACTTTCTTCCACCTTCACCGCAAATTCCTGAAGAGTGGGACAGCCATTTTGCCCCAATTGACCCCATACCACCTAGTACACCTCAAGTGCCAGAATCGACTCCGATGGCAACTAACACAGCGGTCAATGCAACACATGTTGGCAGTACTCCCGTTCAAAATCCCCCAGTTTCAGAGGGATCTTCAGTAGATGAACAGCATATAGTTGCGTTGTTAAGAGGGATGGGCATTTCAAGTGATATGATTCCAGCCCATGCCGATGACAAATGGTGGGAACAGCTGGGTGGGACATTTCAGGAGCTGCTTTTAGGGCTTATGGATGTACTAAGAAATCGCTCTACAACTAAAAGCGAATTTCGTGTTAATCAAACCACGTTTCAGCAAAAAGAAAACAATCCGCTTAAATTCTCAGCTTCTTTGGAAGATGCATTTCATAACTTATTTAATAGGCCGGGTACAAGCTTCCTACCTGCCCAACAAGCGGTGAAAGATGCCTATCAAGATATTAATCGTCATGAAGAGGCGATTATGGCCGGGGCTAAAGGTGCTGTTAATGGTGTGTTAAATCAGCTGTCTCCTGAGCTTGTTCAGAGCAAAGACTTTACGACTTCGTTCATGGATAAGATGACTCCAGCGAAGAGGCAGGCTAGGTACTGGGATATTTACAAAGAACTCTACAAAGACCTTCAGAAAGATTTTTCAAATGAAGGTGAGCGTGCAGTAAATGATGAGTTTACTGCTGCCTACGAGGCAGCACTGAAGAAGTAG
- the tssJ gene encoding type VI secretion system lipoprotein TssJ, translated as MNRLIQATRLLLISGLLTFFTAGCQSIYSVFPPSTDFHFKVSNTLNPDMDGRPSPVVVKVYELASRTRFINQDFFVLYDSPESVLGVDLLKTEELEFQPGDRLEFKMSLSPAAQYVAMVVAYRDIEKARWKAIVEVDPTDYENLYVYMDELAVYIREHDLDINRNESQQVADKDKGSGIEIPDELKKAAEEVDPVETVESATNKDLAAEAKGLVNSKL; from the coding sequence ATGAATAGACTTATACAAGCAACCCGACTGCTTCTAATCTCGGGATTATTGACGTTCTTTACGGCTGGGTGTCAGAGCATTTATTCGGTTTTTCCACCATCGACTGATTTTCACTTTAAAGTCTCGAATACTCTGAATCCTGATATGGACGGACGACCTTCGCCAGTGGTTGTAAAAGTTTATGAACTGGCGTCACGGACTCGCTTTATTAATCAGGACTTTTTTGTTCTGTATGATTCTCCGGAGTCTGTGCTTGGGGTTGATCTCTTAAAAACAGAAGAGCTGGAATTTCAGCCTGGAGATCGACTTGAATTTAAAATGTCTCTTTCGCCTGCTGCTCAGTATGTAGCGATGGTGGTCGCCTATCGTGATATTGAAAAGGCTCGCTGGAAAGCCATTGTTGAAGTAGATCCTACGGATTATGAAAATCTTTACGTTTATATGGATGAATTGGCTGTGTACATTCGAGAGCATGATCTTGATATAAACAGAAATGAATCTCAGCAGGTTGCTGACAAGGATAAGGGCTCAGGTATCGAGATCCCAGATGAGCTAAAGAAAGCAGCTGAAGAGGTAGATCCTGTTGAAACGGTTGAATCGGCAACTAACAAGGATTTAGCTGCTGAGGCTAAAGGATTAGTAAACAGCAAGCTGTAA